The genomic window AATTTCAACGAAGATTCAGTGACTTACATGGTGAAGAACGACGGTATTTTGCTCCGTCGCTCGCGGCAGATTTGGACCGCAAGAGCAGATTCATCCAGCAACGTCAGTAACTTGCGGAGCCTAGACGCGCTGGGCCGATTGTTTGTTTGCTTCCGGCGCAAGAAAAGCTGCGAGCGACTTCTTCAATGTCGTCGGTCCGCTGTTCTTAGAGATGAGTTTCTTCGCTCCCATCCATGTGGTCAGCTTCTGGTCGGTTTCACCGTCCATAACGGACCAAACAACGAGGGGAATCTCGTGGCAGTTAGGATGGGAGTGGTAGTACCTGAGGAGTTCGTATCCGCTCGAATTCGGCAGATTCAAGTCGACAATGATGAGCTTCGGCTTCTCCTTACCCTCTTGGAACGTCGACGAAAGATGCTCGACGGCCTGCGAGGCAGCACGATAGCTGCGCAGCTCAAAATCGCCAATTTCACGCAAAGCAGCTTGCAGTTCGCGCACGTCGCTGTCGAGGTCTTCGACCATCAAAACTTGGGACATAGGGTTTGTGAATATTGTGAACTGCCGCAAGGGAAATTACAACAGAACCGGCGGCGGTATCGGGGCCCCCAACAGACGCCGATTTTGCGGCCGTTGGGGTGAGGGTAGCCGCTGGGGCAGCCGCGCGGTTGCGGCTGCGCTCTCGATACTTCCAACATAGTCGTGTCACTCGGAGCTGGCCATTCGGCCATCTCCGACCCAGCGCCAATCCCACCCCAACAGCCGCAACACCGGCGTCTGTCGGGGACCCCGGTACCGGCGCCGGTTCTGTCACATATACACACGTTCCTGCATGCGAATAGCTCTGTAGCGCTCGAATGCCTTGCGCTCGTCTTCAAGGCCCAGGAGCGTGCGCCAGGTGCAGCCGCGGAAGGTGTGCAGCAGCATCTTGATCCCCTGCTTTAGAACAAACTTGGGATTCCGGACGAGCGCGATGGGGAAATGCGACAGCTTCATCCATCGCTCGGCGCGCCAGCGCAGGAATTCAATCTCTTCGGCCGGCAGCTTCTCCGAGCGTACGACTGCAGTGGTTCCGTCGTATTCCTCAACGCGTTCATTAATGATGAGATTGCGCTCCCGGAAATCTACCGTCATGGG from Terriglobales bacterium includes these protein-coding regions:
- a CDS encoding response regulator; its protein translation is MSQVLMVEDLDSDVRELQAALREIGDFELRSYRAASQAVEHLSSTFQEGKEKPKLIIVDLNLPNSSGYELLRYYHSHPNCHEIPLVVWSVMDGETDQKLTTWMGAKKLISKNSGPTTLKKSLAAFLAPEANKQSAQRV